The Aminithiophilus ramosus genome contains a region encoding:
- a CDS encoding acetate--CoA ligase family protein, whose protein sequence is MDPVLDLSRLLSPRSVAIVGASSNLDSISGRPLKLLRRLGFRGALYPVNPGRREIGGLPCWPDVASLPETPDVVLVGVRADLVEAVVDQCVARGVLFAVIFSSGFAESDDPGSQRRLVEKAAAGGMRLLGPNCQGLVNLKDRVPLSFSASLDTDALRDGSVAYVSQSGAFGFASYAMAADQGVGFRYVVTTGNQADLDVLDFARHFVTDPEVRLLVLYLEGLNRGEAFFDLLDEASRRDLPVAILKAGRSATAREAAKSHTAALTGDRAAWAAVMAQHRVIAIDDADDIVDMGRVFSLGTVPAGNRVAVLTTSGGGGILMADQCDDQGLAVPLFSEALQARLAPYLPAFGSTRNPVDMTAQVINDPEGFPACLDAVLSSDEADMVVVVLSMITGQAGRKMAEDLARAAERARKPLVCCWMINEEQGGAFLDYLRHRIPLFGSPKRCARALGALHRWSTRSRQPRCALPPAVPALDAFPDRLTEYDAKRLLDLHGVPVTRERLCQTLEEALTAAEEIGYPVALKIMSPDILHKTEARIVALRLKDEEELKNAYGRLLERAALYDERAEIVGVLVQEMVEGGMECMIGMSRDPLFGPMIAVGLGGIYVEVLKDLSLRHAPLTEEMAREMIGELKGYPLLRGVRGEGGRDIAALAEAVAAVSRMACAEPDLLELDVNPLFVLPEGRGVVAADALVVRRQKK, encoded by the coding sequence ATGGATCCCGTTCTGGACCTCTCGCGTCTGCTCTCTCCCCGGAGCGTCGCCATCGTGGGCGCTTCGTCCAACCTCGACAGCATCTCCGGCCGTCCCCTCAAGCTCCTGCGCCGCCTCGGCTTCCGGGGGGCCCTCTATCCCGTCAATCCCGGCCGCCGCGAGATCGGAGGGCTGCCCTGCTGGCCCGACGTCGCCTCCCTTCCGGAGACGCCCGACGTGGTCCTCGTCGGCGTCCGGGCCGATCTCGTCGAGGCCGTCGTCGACCAGTGCGTCGCGAGGGGTGTCCTCTTCGCCGTCATCTTCTCGTCGGGCTTCGCCGAATCGGACGATCCCGGAAGTCAGCGCCGCCTCGTCGAAAAGGCCGCCGCCGGGGGCATGAGGCTTCTGGGGCCCAACTGTCAGGGACTGGTGAACCTGAAGGACCGCGTCCCCCTCTCCTTCTCGGCCTCTCTCGACACCGATGCGCTCCGCGACGGCTCCGTGGCCTACGTCTCCCAGAGCGGCGCCTTCGGCTTCGCCTCCTACGCCATGGCCGCCGACCAGGGCGTGGGCTTTCGCTACGTCGTCACCACGGGCAATCAGGCCGACCTCGACGTCCTCGACTTCGCCCGCCACTTCGTCACCGACCCCGAGGTGCGCCTTCTCGTCCTCTATCTGGAGGGGCTGAATCGGGGTGAGGCCTTTTTCGATCTTCTCGACGAGGCGAGCCGCCGCGATCTCCCCGTGGCCATCCTCAAGGCGGGCCGGAGCGCCACGGCCCGTGAGGCGGCCAAGAGCCACACGGCGGCCCTCACCGGCGACCGGGCGGCCTGGGCGGCCGTCATGGCCCAGCATCGCGTCATCGCCATCGACGACGCCGACGATATCGTCGACATGGGGCGCGTCTTCTCCCTCGGGACGGTCCCCGCGGGAAACCGCGTGGCCGTCCTCACCACGTCGGGCGGCGGCGGCATCCTCATGGCCGACCAGTGCGACGACCAGGGGCTGGCCGTCCCCCTCTTCAGCGAGGCCCTTCAGGCCCGGCTGGCCCCCTACCTTCCCGCCTTCGGATCGACGCGCAACCCCGTCGACATGACGGCCCAGGTCATCAACGATCCCGAGGGTTTCCCTGCCTGTCTCGACGCCGTTCTCTCCAGCGACGAGGCGGACATGGTCGTCGTCGTTCTCTCCATGATCACCGGCCAGGCCGGTCGAAAAATGGCCGAAGATCTGGCCCGCGCCGCCGAGAGGGCCCGCAAACCCCTGGTCTGCTGCTGGATGATCAACGAGGAGCAGGGGGGGGCTTTCCTGGACTATCTCCGTCACCGGATCCCCCTCTTCGGCAGCCCCAAGCGCTGCGCCAGGGCTCTCGGCGCCCTTCATCGCTGGAGCACGAGGAGCCGCCAGCCCCGCTGCGCCCTTCCTCCCGCCGTGCCCGCCCTGGACGCCTTCCCGGATCGGCTGACGGAATACGACGCCAAACGCCTCCTGGATCTTCACGGCGTCCCCGTCACGCGGGAGCGCCTCTGCCAGACCCTAGAGGAGGCCCTGACCGCCGCCGAGGAGATCGGTTACCCCGTGGCCCTCAAGATCATGTCTCCCGACATCCTCCACAAGACGGAGGCCCGAATCGTCGCCCTGCGCCTCAAGGACGAGGAGGAGCTCAAGAACGCCTACGGCAGGCTCCTTGAGCGGGCGGCCCTCTACGACGAAAGGGCCGAGATCGTCGGCGTCCTCGTCCAGGAGATGGTCGAGGGAGGGATGGAGTGCATGATCGGCATGAGCCGCGATCCGCTCTTCGGCCCCATGATCGCCGTCGGCCTGGGAGGAATCTACGTCGAGGTCCTCAAGGACCTCTCCCTGCGCCATGCTCCCTTGACGGAGGAGATGGCCCGGGAGATGATCGGGGAACTCAAGGGGTACCCCCTGCTCCGAGGCGTCAGGGGCGAGGGGGGACGCGACATCGCCGCCCTGGCCGAGGCCGTGGCCGCCGTCTCCCGCATGGCCTGCGCCGAACCCGATCTTCTGGAACTGGACGTCAACCCCCTCTTCGTCCTTCCCGAGGGGAGGGGCGTCGTTGCCGCCGACGCTCTCGTCGTAAGGAGGCAGAAAAAATGA
- a CDS encoding peptidylprolyl isomerase translates to MKKTVLVLTATLALAFAALPLHAAPAVVSQVGSETVTDGDLRFILSQHANGNEAMAMIMMAQMSEEEKLDFVTQITDALLLAQAAQRKGYQLDEGVARRLRWDAIQTLSQAYMAQVAAGWDLSEKAMEAYYAAHEADFVQNEAVHVRHILVDSEEKARSVLLKAMSGENFAEVAARESVDQGSARKGGDLGWVERGQTVPSFEETAFSLKAGRLGGPVKSDFGWHVMEVLERRDGRTLSYAEARPLVAQALQQHYMKSEIERLRASGEYVVNEAAAKGLGRITQ, encoded by the coding sequence TTGAAGAAAACAGTGCTCGTTCTGACGGCGACTCTCGCCCTGGCCTTCGCGGCCCTTCCCCTTCACGCCGCTCCCGCCGTGGTCTCTCAGGTCGGATCGGAGACCGTCACCGACGGTGACCTCCGGTTCATCCTCTCCCAGCACGCCAACGGCAACGAGGCCATGGCCATGATCATGATGGCCCAGATGTCCGAGGAGGAGAAGCTCGACTTCGTCACCCAGATCACCGATGCCCTCCTGCTGGCCCAGGCGGCCCAGCGCAAGGGCTATCAGCTCGACGAGGGCGTGGCGCGTCGTCTCCGCTGGGATGCCATCCAGACCCTCTCCCAGGCCTACATGGCCCAGGTCGCCGCCGGCTGGGATCTCTCCGAAAAGGCCATGGAGGCCTACTATGCGGCCCATGAGGCCGACTTCGTCCAGAACGAGGCCGTCCACGTCCGCCACATCCTCGTCGATTCGGAGGAGAAGGCCCGTTCCGTCCTTCTCAAGGCCATGAGCGGCGAGAACTTCGCCGAAGTGGCCGCCAGGGAGAGCGTCGATCAGGGGAGCGCCCGCAAGGGCGGCGATCTGGGCTGGGTCGAGCGGGGGCAGACGGTGCCCTCCTTCGAGGAGACCGCCTTCTCCCTCAAGGCCGGTCGCCTCGGCGGGCCCGTCAAGAGCGACTTCGGCTGGCACGTCATGGAGGTCCTCGAGCGCCGCGACGGCCGGACCCTGAGCTACGCCGAGGCCCGTCCCCTCGTCGCCCAGGCCCTCCAGCAGCACTACATGAAGTCCGAGATCGAACGGCTCCGCGCCTCGGGGGAGTACGTCGTCAACGAGGCGGCGGCGAAAGGATTGGGACGGATAACGCAGTAG
- a CDS encoding UvrB/UvrC motif-containing protein, whose protein sequence is MKCEHCNDGEAEIHIRQTSAGQTREFHLCHDCARKLAAEGVIPDFSFGSPATSLLGALWSLPFPKESEEPRRLCPSCSMDLGEFKRTGMLGCPLCYSAFRETVEPLLRKVQGSTVHRGLRPDGAVDGGGESLSLLRRRLEEAVADERYEQAAELRDRIRALRDVLRGPS, encoded by the coding sequence ATGAAGTGCGAACACTGCAACGACGGGGAGGCCGAGATCCACATCCGCCAGACGTCGGCAGGGCAGACCCGGGAGTTCCACCTTTGTCACGACTGTGCCCGCAAACTCGCCGCCGAGGGGGTCATCCCCGATTTCTCCTTCGGAAGCCCTGCGACGAGCCTGCTGGGCGCCCTCTGGAGCCTTCCTTTTCCGAAGGAGTCGGAGGAGCCCCGCCGTCTCTGCCCTTCCTGCTCCATGGATCTGGGCGAGTTCAAACGGACGGGGATGTTGGGCTGTCCCCTCTGCTACAGCGCCTTCAGGGAGACCGTCGAGCCCCTGCTGCGCAAGGTCCAGGGTTCGACGGTCCACAGGGGACTCCGCCCCGATGGAGCCGTCGACGGGGGCGGCGAATCCCTCTCTCTGCTGCGGCGGAGGCTCGAGGAGGCCGTCGCCGACGAACGCTACGAGCAGGCCGCCGAGCTGAGAGACCGCATCCGCGCCCTCCGGGACGTCTTGCGAGGTCCCTCATGA
- the plsY gene encoding glycerol-3-phosphate 1-O-acyltransferase PlsY → MSWLWLVLGYLFGSTPTGFVVVRLVRGEDIRRHGSGNIGATNVGRVMGKPWAVAVALFDMIKGGLAIALARACAVDDPRILALVGVAAVCGHNFPFWLRFKGGKGVATSFGVLFFLNPPSALIGGALWYAVMRLSRYVSLASMVSLSAVPLLLALFEAPGAYVGAAVALALLTIVRHRANIGRLRAGTESKVGKK, encoded by the coding sequence ATGAGCTGGCTATGGCTGGTCCTGGGCTACCTTTTCGGCTCGACGCCGACGGGTTTCGTCGTCGTCCGCCTCGTCCGCGGCGAGGACATCCGCCGCCACGGCTCGGGCAACATCGGAGCCACCAACGTGGGCCGCGTCATGGGCAAGCCCTGGGCCGTCGCCGTGGCCCTCTTCGACATGATCAAGGGAGGTCTGGCCATCGCCCTGGCCCGGGCCTGCGCCGTCGACGATCCCCGGATTCTGGCCCTCGTCGGCGTCGCCGCCGTCTGCGGCCACAACTTCCCCTTCTGGCTCCGCTTCAAAGGGGGCAAGGGCGTGGCCACCTCCTTCGGCGTCCTCTTCTTCCTCAATCCGCCCTCGGCCCTCATCGGCGGCGCCCTCTGGTATGCCGTCATGCGTCTTTCCCGCTACGTCTCCCTGGCCTCCATGGTCTCCCTCTCGGCCGTTCCCCTCCTGCTGGCGCTTTTCGAGGCCCCCGGCGCCTATGTGGGGGCCGCCGTCGCCCTGGCCCTTCTGACCATCGTCCGTCACAGGGCCAACATCGGCCGCCTCCGGGCCGGAACGGAGAGCAAAGTCGGGAAGAAGTAG
- a CDS encoding Ppx/GppA phosphatase family protein codes for MGAGLMGRDGTVSAFMDLGTNSIRLLVVRINDNGSYTVLRKEKAFARLGEGAFQEGRLQEEAMDRALVIACRFRDLALSYGADEVSAVATSATRDAENRSEFLARLAEGGLDVRVVSGKEEARLIYLGVAGGALIEEKEVFFVDIGGGSTEIIVGDQESYDYLDSLKVGAIRLSNLFFRPEEEGPVPEGRYALMTQYVRNAGLRTIQRLEGRRFNRTIGSSGTLVNLTEIASRLTGSPHLSLADLKVLRARLCSLDLRERRLLPGMNPERADIIIAGAAIVETLMEALSLPPLEASPRGLQDGLLLDHLHRTRPEMVRGLSVRERSVLQLCRACSFDEPHARHVQFLALSLFDGTRDLGLHPFGEAERDLLGHVALMHDLGLFLSFSNHHAHTAYIIENAELLGFDERELASMATAAFFHRKKGPGRKHPLFARLDKAARRTVRVLSLFLRLAESLDRSHSKAVTSIELRKERGKSLLLRLRTRRECDLEILQLDGHRDDFADVLGLPFRVEAEIAEGVEGSEVA; via the coding sequence ATGGGAGCGGGTCTGATGGGCCGGGACGGGACCGTTTCGGCCTTCATGGATCTGGGGACCAACTCCATCCGCCTCCTTGTCGTGCGCATCAACGACAACGGCTCCTACACGGTGCTGCGCAAGGAGAAGGCCTTCGCCCGCCTCGGCGAGGGGGCCTTTCAGGAGGGGCGTCTCCAGGAGGAGGCCATGGATCGGGCCCTCGTCATCGCCTGCCGCTTCCGCGACCTGGCCCTCTCCTACGGTGCCGACGAGGTCAGCGCCGTCGCCACGTCGGCGACGCGCGACGCCGAGAACCGCTCCGAGTTCCTGGCCCGTCTCGCCGAGGGGGGGCTCGACGTCCGCGTCGTCTCGGGCAAGGAGGAGGCCCGCCTCATCTACCTCGGCGTCGCCGGAGGGGCCCTCATCGAGGAGAAGGAGGTCTTTTTCGTCGACATCGGCGGCGGGAGCACGGAAATCATCGTCGGCGATCAGGAGAGCTACGACTACCTCGATTCCCTCAAGGTGGGGGCCATCCGCCTCTCCAACCTCTTCTTCCGCCCCGAAGAGGAGGGGCCCGTTCCCGAAGGACGCTACGCTCTCATGACCCAGTACGTGCGCAACGCCGGGTTGAGGACGATCCAGCGCCTTGAGGGACGCCGCTTCAATCGCACCATCGGCAGCTCGGGGACTCTCGTCAACTTGACCGAAATCGCCTCCCGCCTCACCGGCTCGCCCCATCTCTCTCTGGCCGACCTGAAGGTCCTCCGGGCGCGGCTCTGTTCCCTCGACCTGAGGGAGAGGCGTCTCCTTCCGGGGATGAATCCCGAGAGGGCCGACATCATCATCGCCGGGGCCGCCATCGTCGAGACCCTCATGGAGGCGCTCTCCCTGCCCCCTCTCGAGGCGAGTCCTCGGGGGCTTCAGGACGGTCTTCTCCTCGATCACCTCCACCGGACGCGGCCCGAGATGGTCCGGGGGCTTTCGGTGCGGGAGCGCAGCGTCCTTCAGCTCTGCCGGGCCTGCTCCTTCGACGAGCCTCACGCCCGCCACGTCCAGTTCCTGGCCCTTTCCCTCTTCGACGGGACCCGTGACCTGGGCCTTCATCCCTTCGGCGAGGCCGAACGCGATCTCCTGGGCCATGTGGCCCTCATGCACGATCTGGGACTCTTTCTCTCTTTCAGCAATCACCACGCCCACACGGCCTACATCATCGAAAACGCCGAACTGCTGGGCTTCGACGAGAGAGAGCTGGCCTCCATGGCCACGGCGGCCTTCTTCCACCGCAAGAAGGGGCCGGGCAGGAAGCATCCCCTCTTCGCCCGCCTCGACAAGGCTGCGCGCCGGACGGTGCGCGTCCTGAGCCTCTTCCTCCGGCTGGCCGAGAGCCTCGACCGCTCCCATTCCAAGGCCGTCACCTCCATCGAACTCAGGAAAGAGAGGGGGAAAAGCCTTCTCCTTCGTCTTCGGACCCGACGGGAATGCGATCTCGAAATCCTTCAGCTCGACGGCCACCGCGACGATTTCGCCGACGTCCTGGGACTGCCCTTCCGCGTCGAGGCGGAGATCGCCGAGGGGGTCGAAGGTTCCGAAGTGGCCTGA
- a CDS encoding ATP--guanido phosphotransferase: protein MSPHRLVERPLQWTEGGEGYPVAVSSRVRLARNLSGLPFPCRASEEVLDGTVRQILEAPGEALAGGETIVVDAADSLSRRLLVERRLISPAFAAGGRGRVVVVDPLGVVSLMINEEDHLRVQVVLGGLRLGEASRLALAVHEALAASLNFAFDERLGFLTACPTNVGTGMRASVMIHIPALELLGQVGALLREANRLGLTVRGTYGEGTEAQGALYQISNQVTLGLAEEELAEKVGAVTRRIAEEEFRARRTLADNRGAELEDRAWRAWGLLRYGRSLSFKEALAHLSFIHMAGALSVVPPLTAPEWNGLVLAVQPAHLEARSGGDLSPAERDRARGDLIRSRLARKI, encoded by the coding sequence ATGAGCCCCCATCGTCTCGTCGAGCGCCCCCTCCAGTGGACGGAGGGCGGCGAAGGCTATCCCGTGGCCGTCTCGAGCCGTGTCCGGTTGGCCCGCAATCTCTCCGGACTTCCCTTCCCCTGTCGCGCCTCGGAAGAGGTTCTCGACGGGACGGTACGGCAGATTCTCGAGGCCCCGGGGGAGGCCCTGGCCGGGGGCGAGACGATCGTCGTCGACGCCGCCGATTCCCTTTCTCGGCGGCTTCTGGTCGAGAGGCGCCTGATCAGCCCGGCCTTCGCCGCCGGAGGCCGGGGGAGGGTCGTCGTCGTCGACCCCCTCGGCGTCGTCTCCCTCATGATCAACGAAGAGGACCATCTGAGGGTTCAGGTCGTCCTGGGGGGACTCCGGCTGGGCGAGGCGAGTCGCCTGGCCCTGGCCGTCCATGAGGCGCTGGCGGCCTCCCTGAATTTCGCCTTCGACGAGAGGCTCGGTTTCCTGACGGCCTGTCCCACCAACGTCGGGACGGGCATGAGAGCCTCCGTCATGATCCACATCCCCGCCCTGGAACTGCTGGGCCAGGTCGGCGCCCTTCTCCGCGAGGCCAACCGTCTGGGTCTCACCGTGCGGGGAACCTACGGCGAGGGGACGGAGGCCCAGGGGGCCCTGTACCAGATATCGAACCAGGTGACGCTGGGCCTCGCCGAAGAGGAGCTGGCCGAGAAGGTCGGGGCCGTCACGCGCCGCATCGCCGAAGAGGAGTTTCGCGCCAGGCGGACCCTGGCCGACAACCGAGGCGCCGAGCTCGAGGATCGGGCCTGGCGGGCCTGGGGCCTTCTCCGCTACGGGCGATCCCTCTCCTTCAAGGAGGCCCTGGCCCACCTCTCCTTCATTCACATGGCCGGAGCCCTTTCCGTCGTTCCTCCCCTGACGGCGCCGGAGTGGAACGGCCTCGTCCTGGCCGTTCAGCCGGCCCATCTGGAGGCGCGATCGGGGGGGGATCTCTCCCCGGCCGAACGGGACCGGGCGCGGGGCGATCTGATTCGCTCCCGGCTGGCCCGAAAAATCTGA
- a CDS encoding CtsR family transcriptional regulator, whose amino-acid sequence MSSLTRSIEEYIHGLLEEEEAPTVSLRRKDLAEHFGCVPSQINYVLRSRFTPEKGFLVESQRGGHGFIRIARITFRRPQERVDHLEAIIGNVISSQEVRHLLTSLQEREILTDRERLLLEVALRFQDEVAENYFDLSPYKRDMLQADLLKRLLRSLALS is encoded by the coding sequence ATGTCGAGCCTGACGCGGTCCATCGAAGAGTACATCCACGGCCTCCTCGAAGAGGAGGAGGCCCCAACCGTATCCCTCCGCCGCAAAGACCTGGCCGAGCATTTCGGCTGCGTCCCCAGCCAGATCAACTACGTCCTCCGAAGCCGTTTCACCCCCGAGAAGGGCTTTCTCGTCGAGAGCCAGAGGGGGGGCCACGGCTTCATCCGCATCGCCCGCATCACCTTCCGCCGCCCCCAGGAGCGCGTCGATCACCTGGAGGCCATCATCGGCAACGTCATCTCCTCCCAGGAGGTGCGCCACCTGTTGACGAGCCTTCAGGAGAGGGAGATCCTCACCGACAGAGAGAGGCTTCTTCTCGAGGTGGCCCTCCGCTTTCAGGACGAGGTGGCCGAGAACTATTTCGACCTCTCGCCCTACAAGCGGGACATGCTCCAGGCCGATCTCCTCAAGCGTCTCCTGCGCAGCCTGGCCCTCTCCTAG
- a CDS encoding ATP-dependent Clp protease ATP-binding subunit, protein MWQFFTERGKKVVQLAHREALRLGNDVIGTEHILLGLVAEGEGVAAHVLGGFGLDLESLRGRVEAIVGRGEPKERPVDLPLSPRAKRVLDLAMREARTMGVNYVGTEHILLGLVAEGEGVATQVLASSGFDLPRVRSEVMAALSGGEGVEGREEPGTHKAGTARTKTPTLEQLGIDLTAMAEGGELDPVIGRAQEIQRVVQILSRRTKNNPVLIGDPGVGKTAIIEGLAQRIHSGDIPEILRGKRLFQLNVGNLVAGTKYRGEFEERMRKLVKELREARDVMLFIDEIHTIVGAGGAEGAVDAANILKPSLARGEFQVIGATTMDEYRKHIEKDAALERRFQPVKVGEPTVEDTISILKGLRDRYEAHHRVKISDEAVEAASRLSARYITDRYLPDKAIDLIDESAARARLKTMEAPASLKELERNLEALRKEKESTVAVQAFEKAARLRDQERLAAEELEARRKEWQIRRNQEEPVLGSEDIAAIVSEWTGVPVVQLTEEEARRLLRMEEEIHRRLIGQDEAVSAVSRAIRRARSGMKDPRRPIGSFLCLGPTGVGKTELARALASFLFGSDDAMIRLDMSEFMERHEVAKLIGAPPGYVGYDEGGKLTEAIRRRPYSVVLFDEIEKAHPDVFNLLLQVMEDGRLTDGQGHTVDFRNAVVMMTSNVGAQGMDRGKALGFASETDGAMADWKKEKERILESVRRTFRPEFLNRVDETVVFQHLSRDQLLQIVAIMVSEIVKRLAERQIDITLSDGARLFLLEKGFDAKFGARPLRRTLQRLVEDRMADLLLEGGAAPGSSFLIDVDGEELRFIARERSEARPEESREAEETANPA, encoded by the coding sequence ATGTGGCAGTTTTTCACCGAACGAGGCAAGAAAGTCGTCCAGTTGGCCCATCGAGAGGCCCTCAGACTCGGCAACGACGTCATCGGAACGGAACATATCCTCCTGGGCCTCGTCGCCGAGGGAGAGGGAGTGGCGGCCCACGTCCTGGGCGGGTTCGGCCTCGATCTCGAAAGCCTCCGCGGCCGCGTCGAGGCCATCGTGGGCCGAGGCGAGCCCAAGGAGCGTCCCGTCGATCTCCCTCTGAGCCCGCGGGCCAAGCGCGTCCTCGACCTGGCCATGCGCGAGGCCCGCACCATGGGCGTCAACTATGTCGGAACGGAGCACATCCTCCTGGGCCTCGTCGCCGAGGGGGAGGGAGTGGCGACGCAGGTCCTGGCCTCCTCCGGCTTCGACCTTCCCCGGGTGCGCTCCGAAGTGATGGCCGCCCTCTCCGGCGGCGAGGGTGTCGAGGGACGCGAAGAGCCGGGAACGCACAAGGCGGGGACGGCGCGGACGAAGACGCCGACGCTGGAACAGCTCGGCATCGATCTGACGGCCATGGCCGAAGGGGGCGAACTCGACCCCGTCATCGGTCGAGCCCAGGAGATCCAGCGCGTCGTCCAGATCCTCTCGCGGCGGACGAAAAACAACCCCGTCCTCATCGGCGACCCCGGCGTGGGCAAGACGGCCATCATCGAGGGGCTGGCCCAGAGGATCCACAGCGGCGACATCCCCGAAATCCTGCGGGGCAAGAGGCTCTTTCAGCTCAACGTGGGCAATCTCGTGGCGGGGACCAAGTACAGGGGCGAGTTCGAGGAGCGGATGCGCAAGCTCGTCAAGGAGCTTCGCGAGGCCCGCGACGTCATGCTCTTCATCGATGAGATCCACACCATCGTCGGTGCCGGCGGGGCCGAGGGGGCCGTCGACGCCGCCAACATCCTCAAGCCCAGTTTGGCCCGGGGGGAGTTTCAGGTCATCGGCGCCACGACCATGGACGAGTACCGCAAGCACATCGAAAAGGACGCCGCCCTGGAGCGGCGCTTCCAGCCCGTCAAGGTGGGGGAGCCGACGGTGGAGGACACCATCTCCATCCTCAAGGGACTCCGCGATCGCTACGAGGCCCACCATCGCGTCAAGATCTCCGACGAGGCCGTCGAGGCGGCCTCCCGCCTCTCGGCCCGCTACATCACCGACCGCTACCTGCCCGACAAGGCCATCGACCTCATCGACGAATCGGCGGCCCGGGCCCGGCTGAAGACGATGGAGGCCCCGGCCTCGCTGAAGGAGCTGGAGCGGAACCTCGAGGCCCTCCGCAAGGAGAAGGAGTCGACGGTGGCCGTTCAGGCCTTCGAAAAGGCGGCCCGCCTCCGCGATCAGGAGCGCCTCGCCGCCGAGGAGCTTGAGGCGAGGCGCAAGGAGTGGCAGATCAGGCGCAATCAGGAGGAGCCCGTCCTGGGCTCCGAAGACATCGCCGCCATCGTCTCCGAATGGACGGGCGTTCCCGTCGTCCAGCTCACCGAGGAGGAGGCCCGTCGCCTCCTGCGCATGGAGGAGGAGATCCATCGGCGGCTCATCGGCCAGGACGAGGCCGTCAGCGCCGTCTCGCGGGCCATCCGCCGGGCTCGGAGCGGCATGAAGGACCCTCGCCGCCCCATCGGAAGTTTCCTCTGTCTGGGGCCGACGGGCGTGGGCAAGACGGAGTTGGCCCGGGCCCTGGCCTCCTTCCTCTTCGGCAGCGACGACGCCATGATCCGCCTCGACATGAGCGAGTTCATGGAGCGCCACGAAGTGGCCAAACTCATCGGAGCCCCTCCGGGCTACGTCGGCTACGACGAGGGGGGCAAGCTCACCGAGGCCATCCGACGCCGTCCCTACTCCGTCGTTCTCTTCGACGAGATCGAGAAGGCCCACCCCGACGTCTTCAACCTCCTTCTGCAGGTCATGGAGGACGGCCGTCTCACCGACGGACAGGGACATACCGTCGACTTCCGCAACGCCGTCGTCATGATGACGAGCAACGTCGGCGCCCAGGGGATGGACAGGGGGAAGGCCCTGGGATTCGCCTCCGAGACCGATGGGGCCATGGCCGACTGGAAGAAGGAGAAGGAGCGGATCCTCGAATCGGTGCGGCGAACCTTCCGCCCCGAGTTTCTCAACCGCGTCGACGAGACCGTCGTCTTTCAGCACCTCTCGCGGGACCAGCTCCTTCAGATCGTCGCCATCATGGTGTCGGAGATCGTCAAGCGCCTGGCCGAACGGCAGATCGACATCACCCTCTCCGACGGGGCCCGGCTGTTCCTGCTGGAGAAGGGTTTCGACGCCAAATTCGGCGCCCGTCCCCTGAGGCGCACCCTCCAGCGCCTCGTCGAGGATCGCATGGCCGATCTCCTGCTGGAGGGCGGGGCCGCCCCGGGCTCCTCCTTCCTGATCGACGTCGACGGAGAGGAGCTGCGCTTCATCGCCCGCGAGAGGAGCGAGGCCCGCCCGGAGGAAAGCCGCGAGGCGGAGGAGACGGCGAATCCGGCCTGA